A portion of the Stella humosa genome contains these proteins:
- a CDS encoding hybrid sensor histidine kinase/response regulator translates to MTSRFILLFMVVAMAATGVGIFAIFQIKLTADRREQVNHTYAVRSALRELNIAMVEAEAAARAGSASGPTAKDRITRSTDRARRALATFTELTRDNPVQQRAAADMAPRLDDYLLDVSLAAASIMQQDGFEEVTEAQEGLAAAIGSALVEEERLLALRLDSTASSLAQSERLLVGAVVLAVLAMGAAFAVVLRELRRRRRSEAVLRDQSQILTTTFDAMAQGLVVVDLDCRVAVINRAACALLHVPQDVDFVGRPFLDLLAIQVGLGFFSEEEARQRVDQLAADIAAQRSSQSEVTRRDGRIIELHRRSYPGGMVTTYSDVTERHRTERMKNEFISTVSHELRTPLTSIRGSLGLIVGGAVGEVAPKVREMVSIAHANSERLVRLINDILDIEKIESGRLQFDIRPQPVGDLVTQALKDNAGYFQQYDARPRLADEAPGALIRVDADRFMQVLNNLLSNAAKHTPAGGVVQVQLARGAGRVRLSVGDDGPGIPEEFRSRIFGKFEQADSSDSRRKGGTGLGLSITKAIVERMDGRIWFDSTVGVGTVFHVEIPEMVVAPMPASAAPRGDDADPRPAILVVEDDQDVARLLTLMLEQNGWRVTVAHSAADATARLAVTRFAAMTLDIMLPDEDGLSFFRRLRLSPATRDLPVVVVSAKAGNARKELNGDAIGIVDWLEKPIDQARLGRAIRQAIGAVEGPITILHVEDDPDIVRIVGVVMGDGVNVVAASTLAAARVRLATQHFSVVVVDVGLPDGSGLDLLGEIRRLVPPPPVVIFSASDFDPASTTHVAAALVKSRTDNSTLHQTINGLIRDLVPDDVDGER, encoded by the coding sequence ATGACCAGCCGATTCATCCTGCTGTTCATGGTCGTGGCGATGGCCGCGACCGGGGTCGGCATCTTCGCCATCTTCCAGATCAAGCTGACGGCCGACCGACGCGAACAGGTGAACCACACCTACGCGGTGCGCTCCGCATTGCGCGAGCTGAACATCGCGATGGTGGAGGCGGAGGCCGCGGCCCGCGCCGGTTCGGCATCCGGCCCGACCGCGAAGGACCGGATCACGCGCTCGACGGACCGCGCGCGCCGTGCGCTGGCCACCTTCACCGAGCTGACCCGCGACAACCCGGTGCAGCAGCGCGCCGCCGCCGACATGGCGCCGCGGCTCGACGACTACCTGCTGGACGTGTCGCTGGCCGCTGCCAGCATCATGCAGCAGGACGGCTTCGAGGAGGTGACCGAGGCCCAGGAAGGCTTGGCGGCCGCGATCGGCAGCGCGCTGGTCGAGGAAGAGCGCCTGCTGGCGCTGCGCCTGGATTCGACCGCCAGCAGCCTGGCCCAGAGCGAACGCCTGCTCGTCGGCGCCGTCGTGCTGGCCGTGCTGGCGATGGGGGCGGCCTTTGCCGTCGTTCTGCGCGAGCTGCGGCGGCGGCGGCGATCGGAAGCCGTGCTGCGCGACCAGTCGCAGATTCTGACCACCACCTTCGATGCGATGGCCCAGGGGCTGGTGGTGGTCGACCTCGACTGCCGGGTCGCCGTCATCAACCGGGCCGCCTGCGCCCTGCTGCATGTTCCGCAAGATGTCGATTTCGTCGGCCGGCCGTTCCTGGACCTGCTGGCCATCCAGGTTGGCCTGGGCTTCTTCTCCGAGGAGGAGGCGCGGCAGCGGGTCGACCAGTTGGCCGCCGACATCGCCGCGCAGCGCTCCAGCCAGTCCGAGGTCACGCGCCGCGACGGGCGGATCATCGAGCTGCACCGGCGATCCTATCCGGGCGGCATGGTCACCACCTACTCGGATGTGACCGAGCGCCACCGCACCGAGCGGATGAAGAACGAGTTCATCTCGACCGTCAGCCACGAGCTGCGCACGCCCCTGACGTCAATCCGCGGTTCGCTCGGCCTGATCGTCGGCGGTGCTGTCGGCGAAGTCGCCCCCAAGGTGCGCGAGATGGTGTCGATCGCGCACGCCAACAGCGAGCGGCTGGTGCGGCTGATCAACGACATCCTGGACATCGAGAAGATCGAATCCGGCCGCCTGCAGTTCGACATCCGGCCGCAGCCGGTGGGCGACCTCGTCACCCAGGCGCTGAAGGACAATGCCGGCTATTTCCAGCAGTACGACGCCCGGCCGCGGCTGGCCGACGAAGCCCCGGGCGCGCTGATCCGGGTCGATGCCGACCGCTTCATGCAGGTCCTGAACAACCTGCTCTCCAATGCGGCCAAGCATACGCCGGCCGGCGGCGTCGTCCAGGTCCAGTTGGCGCGAGGGGCCGGCCGCGTCCGCCTGTCGGTCGGCGACGACGGGCCGGGCATCCCGGAAGAGTTCCGCAGCCGCATCTTCGGCAAGTTCGAGCAGGCGGACTCCTCGGATTCGCGGCGCAAGGGCGGCACCGGCCTCGGCCTCAGCATCACCAAGGCGATCGTCGAGCGCATGGACGGGCGCATCTGGTTCGACTCCACGGTCGGCGTCGGCACCGTGTTCCACGTCGAGATTCCCGAGATGGTGGTAGCACCGATGCCGGCCTCGGCTGCCCCGCGGGGCGACGACGCCGACCCGCGGCCGGCCATCCTGGTGGTCGAGGACGACCAGGACGTGGCCCGGCTGCTGACGCTGATGCTGGAGCAGAACGGCTGGCGGGTGACGGTGGCCCACTCGGCCGCCGACGCGACGGCGCGGCTGGCAGTCACGCGCTTTGCCGCGATGACGCTCGACATCATGCTGCCGGACGAGGACGGGCTGTCCTTCTTCCGCCGCCTGCGGCTGTCGCCGGCGACCCGCGACCTGCCGGTCGTGGTGGTCTCGGCCAAGGCCGGCAATGCGCGCAAGGAGCTGAACGGCGATGCCATCGGCATCGTCGACTGGCTGGAGAAGCCGATCGACCAGGCGCGCCTGGGCCGTGCCATTCGCCAGGCGATCGGCGCGGTCGAGGGCCCCATCACCATCCTGCATGTCGAGGACGACCCCGATATCGTGCGCATCGTCGGCGTGGTGATGGGCGATGGCGTCAACGTCGTGGCGGCCAGCACGCTGGCGGCCGCCCGCGTGCGCCTGGCGACCCAGCACTTCTCGGTCGTCGTCGTCGATGTCGGGCTGCCGGACGGGTCGGGGCTGGACCTGCTGGGCGAGATCCGGCGGCTCGTGCCGCCGCCGCCCGTGGTGATCTTCTCGGCCAGCGATTTCGACCCGGCCTCGACCACGCACGTCGCGGCCGCCCTGGTCAAGAGCCGCACCGACAACAGCACCTTGCACCAAACCATCAACGGCCTGATCCGCGACCTCGTCCCGGATGATGTCGATGGAGAGCGATGA
- a CDS encoding response regulator has translation MAPEPLVRILYVEDDADIRTICKFALENLGGFSVNDCESGADALAAAPAFAPQLLLLDVMMPGMDGPTTLAGLRALPITAETPAVFMTAKVQPHEVQRYRDLGAIDVISKPFDPMVLSDTIRAIWDRRDG, from the coding sequence ATGGCGCCAGAACCCCTCGTCCGGATCCTCTATGTCGAGGACGACGCCGATATCCGCACGATCTGCAAGTTCGCGCTGGAGAATCTCGGCGGCTTCTCGGTGAACGACTGCGAATCCGGTGCCGATGCGCTGGCTGCGGCACCGGCCTTCGCCCCCCAGCTCCTGCTGCTCGACGTGATGATGCCGGGGATGGACGGGCCGACGACGCTGGCCGGCCTGCGCGCCCTGCCCATCACGGCCGAGACGCCCGCGGTCTTCATGACGGCCAAGGTGCAGCCCCACGAGGTCCAGCGCTACCGCGACCTGGGGGCGATCGACGTCATCTCCAAGCCGTTCGACCCGATGGTGCTGTCGGATACGATACGGGCGATATGGGATCGGCGCGATGGATGA
- a CDS encoding ABC transporter ATP-binding protein encodes MLKAAPARAQFQGIDKDAPPFVRVEGLSRYFDVSPPLLNRMLEGKSRQILKAVDGIDFAIGKGETFSLVGESGCGKSTVARLVVGLYRATDGTIEFDGHDFGRMTTRAAMAPIRSRIQMIFQDPYASLNPRWRVREIIAEPIRAYRLLSGDKAINARVDELLRQVRLTPADGTKFPHEFSGGQRQRISIARALASNPEFLVCDEPTSALDVSVQAQILNLMKDLQRELGLTYLFISHNLAVVYHISDRVGVMYLGRLAEVAPVKTLFRQPRHPYTRMLLDTIPDMDMTGRQRHPVAGEVPSPINPPSGCSFHPRCPFANDRCKAERPNPIRVGDAFIACHGVEEGRVPDGPIGTAQAA; translated from the coding sequence ATGCTTAAGGCCGCACCAGCCCGGGCGCAGTTCCAGGGCATCGACAAGGACGCCCCGCCCTTCGTTCGCGTCGAGGGGCTGAGCCGCTATTTCGACGTGTCGCCGCCGCTGCTCAACCGCATGCTGGAGGGCAAGTCCCGCCAGATCCTGAAGGCGGTCGACGGCATCGACTTTGCCATCGGCAAGGGCGAGACCTTCTCGCTGGTCGGCGAGTCCGGCTGCGGCAAGTCGACCGTGGCCCGGCTCGTGGTCGGGCTCTATCGCGCCACCGACGGCACGATCGAGTTCGATGGCCATGATTTCGGCCGCATGACGACGCGCGCTGCCATGGCGCCGATCCGCTCGCGCATCCAGATGATCTTCCAGGATCCCTATGCCAGCCTCAATCCGCGCTGGCGCGTCCGCGAGATCATCGCCGAGCCGATCCGCGCCTATCGCCTGCTGTCGGGCGACAAGGCGATCAATGCGCGGGTCGACGAGCTGCTGCGCCAGGTCCGCCTGACGCCGGCGGACGGCACCAAGTTCCCGCACGAATTCTCGGGCGGACAACGCCAGCGCATCTCGATCGCGCGTGCGCTCGCGAGCAATCCCGAGTTCCTCGTCTGCGACGAGCCCACCTCGGCGCTCGACGTGTCGGTGCAGGCCCAGATCCTCAACCTGATGAAGGATCTCCAGCGCGAGCTGGGGCTGACCTATCTCTTCATTTCGCACAATCTGGCGGTCGTCTATCACATCTCGGACCGGGTCGGTGTGATGTACCTGGGCCGCCTGGCCGAGGTAGCACCGGTCAAGACCTTGTTCCGCCAGCCGCGCCACCCCTACACGCGTATGCTGCTGGACACGATCCCGGACATGGACATGACCGGGCGCCAGCGCCACCCCGTCGCGGGCGAGGTGCCGAGCCCGATCAATCCGCCGTCCGGCTGTTCGTTCCACCCGCGCTGCCCGTTCGCCAACGATCGGTGCAAGGCGGAGCGGCCGAATCCGATCCGGGTCGGCGATGCCTTCATCGCCTGCCACGGCGTGGAAGAGGGGCGGGTGCCCGACGGTCCGATCGGAACGGCACAGGCCGCATAG
- a CDS encoding ABC transporter ATP-binding protein yields the protein MQNAPLLRVENLKVEFPTRRGRLVAVDDVSFDIAPGEVLGVVGESGAGKSMTGSAIIGLLEPPGRIAGGSISLDGRRIDNLPYEEMRKIRGKHIGAIFQDPLTSLNPLYSVGKQLVETILTHSDMSLTAARERALALLREVGIPAPERRIEQYPHQFSGGMRQRVVIALALCANPRLIVADEPTTALDVSIQAQIIALLKRLCREHGTAVMLVTHDMGVIAETADRVAVMYAGRVAEIGPVRDVIKNPKHPYTVGLMGSIPRMGRDEARLTQIDGSMPRLTEIPTGCAFNPRCPLVFDRCRRERPDLIDVGPFHQVSCWKYAEGVGHA from the coding sequence ATGCAGAACGCTCCTCTTCTTCGGGTCGAGAACCTCAAGGTCGAGTTTCCCACCCGCCGCGGCCGCCTCGTGGCCGTCGACGACGTATCCTTCGACATCGCGCCCGGCGAGGTGCTGGGCGTGGTGGGTGAATCGGGTGCCGGCAAGTCGATGACCGGGTCTGCCATCATCGGCCTGCTGGAGCCGCCCGGCCGCATCGCCGGCGGATCGATCTCGCTCGACGGGCGCCGGATCGACAATCTCCCCTACGAGGAGATGCGCAAGATTCGCGGCAAGCACATCGGCGCCATCTTCCAGGACCCGCTGACCAGCCTCAACCCGCTCTACTCGGTCGGCAAGCAACTGGTCGAGACGATCCTGACCCATTCCGACATGTCGCTGACGGCGGCGCGCGAGCGGGCGCTGGCCCTGCTGCGCGAGGTCGGCATTCCCGCTCCCGAGCGCCGGATCGAGCAGTATCCGCACCAGTTCTCGGGTGGCATGCGCCAGCGCGTCGTCATCGCGCTGGCACTTTGCGCCAATCCGCGACTGATCGTGGCCGACGAGCCGACGACGGCCCTCGACGTGTCGATCCAGGCGCAGATCATCGCGCTCCTGAAGCGGCTATGCCGCGAGCACGGCACGGCGGTGATGCTGGTCACCCACGACATGGGCGTGATCGCCGAGACGGCCGACCGGGTGGCGGTCATGTATGCCGGCCGCGTGGCCGAGATCGGCCCCGTGCGCGACGTCATCAAGAACCCCAAGCACCCCTACACGGTCGGCCTCATGGGCTCGATCCCGCGCATGGGTCGCGACGAGGCGCGCCTGACCCAGATCGACGGGTCGATGCCGCGCCTGACCGAGATCCCGACCGGCTGCGCCTTCAACCCGCGCTGCCCGCTGGTGTTCGACCGCTGCCGGCGGGAACGGCCCGACCTGATCGACGTCGGTCCGTTCCACCAGGTCTCCTGCTGGAAATATGCCGAGGGGGTGGGACATGCTTAA
- a CDS encoding ABC transporter permease, translating to MTDVTAPPGALRRIVDSDVFYSFRRSKVTVVAAIVTAVIVIGSMLGPWIAPHDTYDVRSLNLLDAFTPPVWSEGGNPSYLLGTDDQGRDVFSTILLGARVSLLVGFCATLFAMTMGVLLGLISGYVGGTTDAVIMRIADIKLSFPAILIALLIDGVARGIIPRDMHDDLALYVVIFAIGISNWVAYARTVRGSTLVEKNKEYVQAARIIGLHPFTIMIRHVLPNVLGPVLVIGTLGLAGAILAEATLSFLGVGVPPTRPSLGTLIRVGNNFLFSGEWWMTIFPGVMLVVLVLAVNLLGDWLRDALNPKLR from the coding sequence ATGACGGATGTGACTGCACCCCCCGGCGCGCTGCGACGGATCGTCGACAGCGACGTCTTCTACAGCTTCCGCCGCTCCAAGGTGACGGTGGTGGCCGCGATCGTGACCGCGGTCATCGTCATCGGCTCGATGCTGGGCCCGTGGATCGCCCCGCACGATACCTACGACGTGCGCAGCCTGAACCTGCTCGACGCCTTCACCCCGCCGGTCTGGTCCGAGGGCGGCAACCCCAGCTACCTGCTGGGCACCGACGACCAGGGGCGCGACGTCTTCTCGACCATCCTGCTGGGCGCGCGCGTGTCGCTCCTGGTCGGCTTCTGCGCCACGCTCTTCGCCATGACGATGGGCGTCCTGCTGGGGCTGATCAGCGGCTATGTCGGCGGCACCACCGATGCGGTCATCATGCGCATCGCCGACATCAAGCTGTCCTTCCCGGCCATCCTGATCGCGCTCCTGATCGACGGCGTGGCGCGCGGCATCATCCCGCGCGACATGCATGACGACCTGGCGCTCTACGTCGTCATCTTCGCCATCGGCATCTCCAACTGGGTGGCCTATGCCCGCACCGTGCGCGGCTCGACCCTGGTGGAGAAGAACAAGGAGTACGTCCAGGCCGCCCGGATCATCGGCCTGCATCCCTTCACCATCATGATCCGCCATGTGCTGCCGAACGTGCTGGGGCCGGTGCTGGTCATCGGCACGCTGGGCCTGGCGGGCGCGATCCTGGCGGAGGCGACGCTGAGCTTCCTCGGCGTCGGCGTGCCGCCCACGCGCCCCTCGCTCGGCACGCTGATCCGCGTCGGCAACAACTTCCTGTTTTCCGGCGAATGGTGGATGACGATTTTCCCCGGCGTCATGCTCGTGGTCCTGGTCCTGGCGGTGAACCTGCTGGGCGACTGGCTCCGCGACGCGCTCAACCCGAAGCTCCGCTGA